The following nucleotide sequence is from Oenanthe melanoleuca isolate GR-GAL-2019-014 chromosome 5, OMel1.0, whole genome shotgun sequence.
AAAACTttgaatttttatatattttggaTGTATGGTTACTGAGGTACAGGAATGCTGAATGAGCTTATTATTGGAAACCTGTGGACCAGAATTTCTTACAGTTCAATGATCTGTGTTAGGAATCTAGTGACAATTCCTGAGATTTGAATTCAGCCACATGAGAAGTGATGTTCTCCCTAGGAACAGTCATCCAGATGAATCACTGTTTTAACGTTTGACACAAATTTGAGTATCAGCTTAGAGCTCTGAGGGGGGGAAATGTTTTCTAGATGATAGTAGCAAGGTAAGTAATTCAGATGGGAATATCAGTTGGTAAAAGAACAATTAATTGACACTAAGTCTTTGACAGGTTCAGTCTTGCCAGTCAGTTAAAGTTTCCTCTTCTCATTCTTCCAGAAAATTCATTGTCTGCTGATGTTGCATGTAGGCAGGAATTTTTCTCTTGTGTTAGAATTTAGGCTGTGTAAGACTGGCAGTCTGTCTCAGTAAAACTCTGGTCTGCTGGGAATTTTTTGATCTTGAAAGACTATTTTCGTTGTGTCCCTGTTGACATATGATAAGAATTGAGTATTGTAATTTGCTTTGCATGGTTCTGACTTTGACAGCAACTGACTTTATTGCTCCAGATCCACTCGTATTGTAGtgctccttccctttcctctgttTTTATTGCTTCCTGCAGAGATGAAAAGCCATTGATTATGATTTGTACTTTTTATATGGCCTTCACCACTATATGTCTTAACACTTTACTTTCTTCTCTCATAGCAGGAAGACAGACCCCCTCTGACATCTCTGCTCTCTAAACCAACACTCCCTACAGTTGCATCCTCTACAGATATGCTTCACAGTAAGCTCTCCCAGCTGCGTGAGTCCCGGGAGCAGTACCAACATCTGGACCTGGACTCCAATCAGACTCACTCCTCTGGCATTGGAACTACCCTGGCTTCACCCTCTTCTGCAGCAGCCAATATTGATGACTTGAAAAAAAGATTGgagagaataaaaagcagtCGCAAATAGAGATGCAAAGAGACGGTATTGCTGTTGCTTGGGGCTGTCTTCAGCTTTAGTTTACTAAACTAGAAGTCTTCATAGTTAAATGGCCTCGTTTAGGCCTAATGTATACAAACTGGTTTATGTATAATAcagtggattttgggggggttgagTCATTGTGGCACAAGTATTTGTACATAATCTGCTTCTCAGTGAGCATCTCTGACAATAGAAGGCTGTCTGTGTATTAGTTTTAGTGTACAGACCTGTAAACAACCATCTTCTTGCTCAGACTAGTTTCTCATGacttggggtttttatttgtaaagttgtctttaaaatcttttcctaGTTCTTAACTCTTAGAAGACCTTTAGTgatttcacttttaattttgtGAATTCTTCTCCATGTAATCCTTGAACTGTTGATTCTGTATGGACACATGGCATGAAGTAACTAATTTAAGTGTCTTTTGTAAATAAAGTTTGCATTAACTATATCAGCCTCTATAGGAACAGCAGCAACTGCTGGTTAGAGGTCACTTTCTATTCCCAAATGTTAGTGACTGGGCATCTAGAAACTGAACTAAGCTGACATGAACCTTGGGGTTTGGATACACTCTAAGGAAGATAAGTGGAAATACGCTGTCTGTGGGTGCAATCCTGAGACTTTGCACTCTTACTTCTATAAGCAGTAGTACATTTTTCATATAGTTGCTTTTTTTAGTTCTAGAATAAGTTTCTGtaacttgaaaatatttagtttgctgaaatacttattttgaaatatctaATCCTTGTGATGCCTTTACCCAGATTGTGTGGTCCTATCTGAGGGAGCTTTCTTTGAGGGAGCCTGCTGCTGTTGATATGGAATAGAGTAGCAGTGGTGCACGGTCAGTGGACTCATTTATCCTGAATTCATCTGGTTAAGCAGTGTTCCTCATGCAGGTGAACCTCACTCACTACATTCTTTTTGCTCTTAAACATCAGATGTTACCATATTGCAACTGAGACACACAATAGAACTAGTCTGCAAAAGCTGTAGCCACTTTTTTTAATGAGTGATTAGCCTTTTTCAGAAGCTTCAAATAATGGAAGATTAAGGTGATGTATCCTTTCTAGCCCTTTCATTTCTGTGGAGGTGATGTATTTTCACCTTGCTACTGCACTTCCATGTGAAAACTGGTTGTGAAGCATAAATTGCACATCTGTTCCATAGGTAGAACAGAGTTATTGAAGAGTTGGGCAGGCAGGCTTAAAATAACACACTTCTGTGCTAGCCTTTAGTCTGTTCCATGTAActgctgcttttgttgtttGCTAGGTATGGACCAGCAGCCTCTGCATAAGAATAACTACTGAAACTGTCTTGCCTGATTACAGTAAAAACATGGCTTTAAATTAGTAATTGTACAACAGATCTATGCCAGAGCTTCTGCAGATATCTGAAATCTTCCTTTCACAGGACCCCTAGGCAGGGGTTGCAGTTGACATAATGCTGCTTGGTGCTTATGGTGAGTTTGCACACTGTGATAGCAGGTGATCGCAAGTGTTCTCCATCCTGTGTTAACTGATATGATGCCATTCATTGCTCCACTGCCTCAATTTAGTAGTCACAGTCTCTTCTCATAACCTGAAATGGGCATGCACTTGTGGAAGTGGAAGTTTGGCCCTTATTGGTAAGTGCTGTGGTTTTGTGCACTTAAACTGGGGAAGTTTGAGTAGTTTGTGTTGGCTGACACTAGAGTTACTGCCACTACCTCTCAATTACTAGCTGCTCTCTGAAAGAAATTTAGTGACATTTAAATTAATCCATATGTTCCTTTACCATATTCAGCAGACATTCTGAAGAACTATTTGTTAATTATCTCAGGATGTTACAACAGCAATGCCTGCAAACCTGcataaactattttaaatttgaagCTGAATCAGAAGTGAAATACGGGAATAATTGAGTAGCAGAAGATATAGTTGTTTTTCTGAATGAGTTTTTGCCCTGTGTCTTTGTAGTGTTTGGTTGGACTCAATATCCTGGGAGTTCTGAACTAAAACTTGTGCACATAAATTAATAAAGCCTAATCTTTAGCCCAGacaatatttaaataacattaaactgaattttaaaaatgattcCTCTGTATTGTTTGTAACAAGTCAATATGAACAGTGACTTTCTTCAGAAACGGTATGGTCCTGGTTCCCCTCTTTTGTCACAGATTATTTGATAGTAGTAAAGGGGTGAGGATTAAAATGTAAACATTAGGAGGGCTAAACATTTTCGGTGTTTAATGTCTGTAGTTATCAATGACTAAACAGTCATGAAACCTAAGCTGTTGAGGTTTTGCTCTTCAGATTTGAGAGGTTGGTTTTTATGCTTTATTTGGCCAATCAAATTGCACTACTTCAACTTGGTTCCCAAATGAGCCATCTAAAAGGAGATGGCCAGATACTAATTGATCAATAACTCTTTAGTTTAACTAATCTCACTGTTACCTGTTTCTGTGACTTTATGGCACTATGAGTAAGAAGTCTAGAAATGTGGTGCCATAGGGAGCAAGGAGAATTTTCAAGTCTCGTGGTTGTCTTAGTAGGAAATTAGGCCGAACAAAATTGGGTGGTCAAGAATTTGTGTTTACTGCTGTACTTCTTGGTCCTCAGTGGTTCACAAGTTCCTGCTAAACAGGATTTTATGAAAGCCTGAAGCTTGTTTTTGGAGGGATCCCTAAACAGCTTTTATAACACAAACAAACAGGTATAGTGTAGGATGCTTCCATGGCAGGTTTTGACAATGACTGCATGAATTGCTTCCTTCAGAACCTTGAAGTCAATGAGAACAATGAGGACCCAGCACCACCTGCTGTGTAGGAACTTACTGGAAGTGCTGCTTAATGTATTCAAGCTGCTATTCCTTTTTAGGATGAATTACACACAGCTGTTGTAGGTGAGAACAATATTTGATTGATCAAAACAGCTTCTAATTGCTCTACCTTTGACATCAGTGTTTTGTGTAATGCCACAGGTGCTGTAGGGTAGTTATCTCTGGTACCTATGTGGGTCAAAAACTagaacagaaaattacttgTCTTGAAGGGAGGAAAGGGATAGTGCATAAGGGCGTGATCTTGCTTGCTGTGACTGACAAGGCCATTATGTGAAGTCCAAAACCTGTTGATTATAGCTGATGGAAGGCAGGAGTATTTGTTTGAAGCACAACAGGTAACTACCAGTATATCTAGTGCAGCGGCACTCCTGGCTGCTGTCATGACTTAGATCCAACTGCAACTAAACTCAGCATGAATAAAAGGAAGATGGGTTtcagagcttttattttcatgggaTAAGACTTTCCTTCGTCAGGTTGTAAGGATATAATTTGTTTTACTTCAGGGTCTTCTATGCTTATGTTTTAAAGTGGAGCATTATAGCAAAACTGAGAGCAGGCAAGGTAAATACTTCATCTATCGCCCATGATTTTCGACGACTTTTCGTATCCACTTTTTCAGGCGGAATACATGAGTGTAAAATCCATATTTGCCATCTCGGTCACAGCCTTCTCCCCATGAAACTATTCCCACTTGATACCAACGGTTGTCATCTGGgttctgaaataaagaaaaaaatgggattggcACAGGGAGCAAGAGACTTTGGTAGAATCAGAggatcattaaggttggaaaagacttccaagatcaagtccaacctttgaccaaacaccacTATGTTAACTAAACCACAGAACTGAGTGtactctttcagtgaagaaactCCTTCTGATGTCCAACTTGAACCTCCCTTGGCACAGTATGAGGCTATTTTTCCCTTGTCCTTTGCTTGTCAGGAAGAAGAGGCTGAGTGCTACCTAGGTGGTCTGCCCTAAGCTTTCTTTTGTCCAGGCtaaacaagcccagctcccttaGCCACGCCTCAAAAGATTTGTGCTCTGAATTGTTTAGCAGCTTGGTTGCCCTCTCAAATCTAAACCTAGGATGTGCCCCAGCCTGTTTAATGATGGGTGCTACTTTGGAAGTCAGACTGGCATTCCAACAGAGTTTGTTGGAGTAATTTTATCTCTACTCTTAAATCTCTAAGAATTGGCCATCATTCATGCATTCTGCCAGGTGATCTCCCAGTATGCCGAGAGCTCAATATAGAAATGGGGCCGGATGACTGCAGGATTTGTCTCCATTGCTCATCTTGGCCATGAGCTGGGTTTGCTTCAGCCACTCCACAATGGCTcaactctgctgctgttttttggACTATGAAGTTCGCCATAGAACAAACCTATCTCTGTATGTCTTATAAGCTTTAACTTGTTGAACATACCTTCATTACGAAAGGTCCTCCGCTGTCCCCTTCACAGGCATCTCCTCTCTTTAACGCATCAGGACTGTAACCTACAGGCAAGAAAAATGGACATTTAACTATAGGGGGAGTGGTTGGTGTTGGCcatgttttctttaaagttttGGGATAAATGGCATAAATGTTTTGGGACCCGTGAGATTGCTGATTCTGTCAACTCTTGGAATTCTGTTTTATGTAAGAATTCTAACTCTGCATCTGTCTTTGCAGCATTCTTGAATCTACCCTCTGTGCTCTCATTCCTGTTTTTTCATCAGAATTGCTGTTAGTGTCAGTTGCAGTGACGCTACAACAGCTGTAGCTTGAGCTACTGTGCTTGTCTTAGAAACTTATTTGTAATAATCTTTGTTTCCTGTTCTTCTATTTACTGTAGAGATATACTGGTGTCACCACTTTGACCTTCCTTTCACTGTAcgttctgcttttcccagctctcttCCTAATGTCTCGCTatgaagagaaagaggaatttGTTCATTCCTCATGAACTTGATAGTATCTCTGCATTTTCCTATTACCTGTGTCTCCATTTTTTCTGTATGTCTGCATCTAAGCTAGTTCAAAAAATGTTGTCTAGAAAAAGAATCCATAAGAGCTCTGTATTTTCAGCACACTCGTAATTGGCTTCTGTCCTGATTCAAGCAATCACATGTGTTTAGATGCAAGCAGCACAAATTTAGTCAAAAATCACAAGGCTTGCTTGTAGGAACTGATAAAGTCTGCATAAATGAAGAATACAGCAGAAACTATCAAACTGGTACCTATATCTCTTGGTAACCTGAATTTTGTGTTCACTTCCCTTCTCACTCAAAAAGGTTATGATGCTAGAAGAGATTTAGGAAGCCTTCAAAATTTGTGGACATAAGTACAAACGGGCTCCAAAAGATAGAGACAAGCTAGTAGATAGGACATTAGTGGTACAGCCTTTAATTTAGGAAGTCACTGAACTGCTCTGTGAACTagtaaaaagataattttattttgcttagttctcctgctgctgctgctacatAGTAGAATTAGACTAGTGCCTGACACAGGTTGGTGTTTATTCCTAGCTTCAAGTTCTCCAGCTTTCATGTTTTCTGAGAGCTGTGAAATTTCTTATCATAGGGAAGTTATTCTTTGTGGAGGGCACTTACAAATTTATCAGAAAGTAATCTTGCTGCACTAGTCACAtcaggagctcagagctcttGACTTCTGTGGCAAGTTGTGCCTGTGACTCCAGTGTTACTTACCTGCACAGAACATGTTGTCAGTTACTTTAACTTTGGTGGATGCCTTGCAGGTACTTTGATCTACAATGGGCAAATTGACCTGCTGCAGAACTGTGGGCAGGTTGGAGGGGCTAGTGGCCCATGTTTCTTTCAAGTTTCCCCAACCAGTTACCCTCCCTTTATAACCTGCCAGCATCAGCCTGTGGAAGGAAGCACAAGTATAAATATATTGTAACAGCTTTCTCCTGCTTGGCACTCTTACTACAAATTGCCCTGAAAAgtcatctctctctctctctctcctcaccTCTGCACAACCTCTTTGGTAGGCAGGCAGACAGGATGGATGTAGTCACTGAAGCTGATGGGTCTCTTTAAGTGCATGAGTGCAATGTCTCGGTCCATGTTCTCTTTCCAGTTGTACTTGGGATGGATGATGATTTTATCCAAGAGAGCAATCTTCTCTTTATTCTTTTCATATCTGAAATAGTTACGAAGGAAAGAACTTGCTGTACAGTAGCAGCTGAGAGTCTTCTGAAGTTTGATACTCTCAGCTTTGTACCCTCTGAGACAATGCTGTCTTTGCATAGGAGCACCCTTTTAGATTTACCAGGCTTCCTTGCTCTTTCACTTTTAACCTTCAGGATCAGTAAGAGCAGCAAATGATAGCCCCATTAGATCCTGTTCTTGAGAGGCAGGTAACATCAGCTATAATATGCTCCCTTGGATACTGAATGACAGCACAactccaaaatatttcattacttCAAGAGGAAACCTACTTCCTTCTCACTTCATTCACACTCTTACTTTGCTCTTATGTGCTTGCCAATCCGCACCAATATGTCACTTGTACTTAAGTTCTTGTCCCAGGGTGGATAAAAAAGACAATGAGCAGCAGTCAGGATCCATCTGTCACTGATGAGGCTGGcaccacacagcagctcctggggagaCTTTTTGTAGAGCATCACCTGCCTGAGagatgaggaggaaggaagCCCTTAGTAGGACTAAATGGGTCCTGATGTCTtgcaaaaaatgcagaattggcagtaagaaggaaaacagcactTTGCTATATTGACAAGACAATCTAAGTAGTTCTCTAGCAAAAGTCTTCCCTGGACATGTATATCCTATGTAGTAGGCCATTTACCCTATTTTTTTCACCTGAAGAAGTTTCTCATCCTTTTTTGTTCTAGCAGAGCTGGAAAGAGGAAGACATGAAGGTGAAATGCACCAACATGCTTTCTCCAGTGGTTGCATACTTGATTCAAGAGGtgattttctttccagctaTTTTAGTACTGCTCTGTCAACCACTTGGAGAAGCTTTGATTAGAATCTGTAATTTGTGCATGCTGCCTAAGATAGGAAAGCCCTTTTATTTCTGCCTGCTTGCTGAAGAGAAGGAAGACACATTTCCCAAAGACTATACAAAGACAATGCTTACCAGGGGGAACTGCCAACTTCTGCCTCATCCCCACCGACAATTCTTCCTGTGTAGGAATCTAGGAGCTCCCTCTCACTTTTGTCtgttatctttttcttctcaaataaAGGACGAGTGCCACAATCTGAAAAAACAAGCAATCTGGCATTGTTACTCATTTCACAGTGCAGAACTGTTGTCTGTAGTCAGCATGCAGAGCTGGAAGATCTTAGAAAGGAAGTGCTTACTAGCTATATCATAGGAACTGGATATTGACTTCTAAGAGTTCTTCAAGGAATTTATCTTCCCCTGTTTTTGGCtagctgctgtttctgaggaACAGTGAATAGGAAGAAGCTACAGCCCTTCTGCAAACATGCTGTATCTAGAGTGTTTGCTCACCTGCTTCACCTGAACCAAAAGTTTTTTCATCAAAGAAGGTTTTGAACTCTTTAGGAGAAGTAGAACGTCCTGATAGTCCCTCAGACTCTTGGTTCTCATCCTCTAGCGAGCTGtctgagaaacagaaagacaAACGTGGTAAAAGGCTTAAGTGTATGTAATGTTCGTTTCTCTACACAGTGGGTCTGTGATGAAGGaatgatgttttaaaataccAGCACTCTTTTTAATGTGTCTTGTCCACCAGTGTGAGTTTTCAGGGAGAACACCTGAGAGAGGTAGTAGTGCTATGCATCTAAGGCAGGTTAGTACATGTGATATATAGACAAACAGGACTCCCATGTGCATGGTGCACATAGATCCAGGCCATGTACTTCATTCTACTCCTCTTGTTACTTACCACTGCTTCAAATCTGTGCCTACCCAAACCTATGCAGACTTCTTACCGCAGTAGTGCAGATCACAGTAGTCAAAGTAGGGTGGTTGATCTGTGACACACCAGACACCCTCCTCATCTCGGTCTGGATTCCGACAGTaattctccagcagctgcacttCTGGGTCAATGTGTTTTCCATGGAGTGCCTCTTTGGCTTTCTCAGAGTTCCATGGCAGACACTTAGCTCCAGACACAGTGACTGATAGAGTCCCTGTGTAAAGCGTGCCTTTCTCTGGTTCACAAGGCTCCATTGGTGCAGGTTCTGTGGCTTGTGGAGTAAATGGAACTGTTGTTCTATCTTCGCCTGGAAAGACAAGAGAGTTGTGATTTAAGCCATAGCTGTGCACTCAGAAGTGCTGTTAGCAAATAGCACCAGAGCCCCTTTACTAAAGCCTAGAGTTCCATGGGGCCTCCTGTTACGTTTGGGAGCTCCTACTGTGTGTCCATGCATGTGGCGGCCCTCTAAAATAATGCAGTGTCAGAGGTAGTCCAGCAGTCTGTGAAGTGAGGCTGGCACTATTCATCACACTTCTCATTGTCACTAAGATATGAGGAATAATATTGTGCTCCCTTCTGGGGTATCTTTGAGAACCAGCTTAAGGGATGGATAGGTGTCTCAGGCATCATCGTTCTGCTATATTAGGTCCTCCAAGACCTTATTCTAAAATGCTTAACTAGGCCATATTTGGGAGAGCCTTTTACTGTGGTGTTCTATTAAAATGGCAAATTTAACTTTTGCCAATGTTTCTAAATCTAATGATAAGGGAAAAATTTCCCTGCAAGattttcactctttttcttGCAAGTGTCCTAATGACTGCAAGTTTtaagcagcatttcctgcaggagtGGGCTTCCCAATAATCCATTCTTGCGTGGCCTCAAGGTACCTTCTCCATGTGCACGAGGGAATCCTCATGTGAAGAGCAACCCCATTTGACTATTCACTCTGTTGCACAACAGCCACTCAGCAAGTAGCATTCATCTCAATAAGTGGGGCTGCTTCTGTTTTTGACTTATGTCAACATGATTATAAAAAAACTGCACAAAACCTAGGCTTTTCTAATCCTGCTATATCCATGCACATGGAAGTGTAACAGTAAGAGACTGCAGGTCAGAAATTAACTGGTGAACAGAGGTAGTACAGATGCCTGATGGCCTCAAAGCAGAGCAGTATTTGTTCTCAGTTTGTTAGATTCTGCAGACCAGAGCAATGGtaatggcttttaaaatttctatatACCCC
It contains:
- the F2 gene encoding prothrombin is translated as MAHTKTSILRGLLFSSLLHLTLSHAEVFLEKGQALSLLKRHRRANKGFLEEMLKGNLERECLEETCNYEEAFEALESIDQTDIFWSKYQACQGLGNSRTLLDACLEGNCALGLGQNYRGTISHTKSGTECQVWTSKYPHIPKFNATIYPSLIENYCRNPDNNSEGPWCYTRDPTVEREACPIPVCGEDRTTVPFTPQATEPAPMEPCEPEKGTLYTGTLSVTVSGAKCLPWNSEKAKEALHGKHIDPEVQLLENYCRNPDRDEEGVWCVTDQPPYFDYCDLHYCDSSLEDENQESEGLSGRSTSPKEFKTFFDEKTFGSGEADCGTRPLFEKKKITDKSERELLDSYTGRIVGGDEAEVGSSPWQVMLYKKSPQELLCGASLISDRWILTAAHCLFYPPWDKNLSTSDILVRIGKHIRAKYEKNKEKIALLDKIIIHPKYNWKENMDRDIALMHLKRPISFSDYIHPVCLPTKEVVQRLMLAGYKGRVTGWGNLKETWATSPSNLPTVLQQVNLPIVDQSTCKASTKVKVTDNMFCAGYSPDALKRGDACEGDSGGPFVMKNPDDNRWYQVGIVSWGEGCDRDGKYGFYTHVFRLKKWIRKVVENHGR